The genomic stretch TCGCTTACGCCGCCAGCAAAGGCGCGTTGAATACGATGACGCTGTCGCTGGCGCGTGCGCTGTCGCCGCTGATCCGCGTCAATGCCGTCTGTCCGGGCTATATCGACACGCCCTGGTTTACCAAGGGCCGCGGCGTCGAGGGCGCGAAACAGATCCGCGACATGGTGGTGGCGAAGGTGCCGCTCAAGCTCGCATCGACTGCCGAAGACGTCGCAGAACTGGTGTGTTTTCTCGCGACGGCGAAATCCGGCACGATGACCGGCGAAATGGTCCGGGTCGATGCCGGCCTGCATCTGGTGAACTGACCCGTCGAAAAACGCTGGCCGCGGACTGCTGCGGCCAGCGCGAGACCGTTACCTGTTGCCGGGATCGGAAATCATCCGCCGCGCCACCAGCCTGTTCCAGATGAACAGCACAATCAGCGCGCCGAGCGTCGCGGTGATGAAGCCGGCGCCCTGGTTCGGTCCGTAATGGCCGATCGACTGGCCGATGAAAGTGGCGAGGAACGCCCCGGCAATTCCCAGCACGGTGGTCAGCAGGAATCCGCTGGGATTGTTCGGCCCGGGAGACAAAACCCGGGCGATGATTCCGGCGATGAAGCCGACAAGGATGATCCACAAAATGCCGGTCATGGCGGGCGTCCTTTTTGAAATGACAGTAGTGAGCAATGAATTGAAGGTGAATTAGATCCAGCGCGAGGCTTCGGTTTCGGTCGGCAGCCGTCCGTCCGGGGTCAGCTGATCGACCACTTCGGGAAGCTGCCGGCTGAGTCCGTCGAACAATTCGTCGCGCGACAGGCCGGTCTGCGCTGTCATCATCTCGATCTGGTCGGCACCGAGCGCGTTGGCCAGATCGTTCGGCGCGATCTGCCGGTTCGGTCCGGGGCTGACCCAGGAATTGGCGGTGTCGCCATGGCCGCTTTGCTGGAATTGCTTGAGCAGATCGCCGAGCCCGCCGCTGAGAATGCTTCCGGCAGCGCCGCCGGCCAGCAGGCCGCCGAGTCCGCCTTTCAGCAGATCGCCCAGGCCGCCCGAGGGGCCGGCATTCGCGGTATTGAACGGCGGCGGCACCTGCCTCGGCTGGGCATTGCCGGAGGGGGCGGGCGCATTGTCGCTATTGACGTGCTTATAGGCCTTGTAGGCAAGCAGAGCGAGGATCGCCATGGTGATCTTCGACATCCCGCCGCTCTTGTCATTGGGGTCGGCCGGACCGCGTGGACCATTCTGCATGCCGTTGAGAATATCGAGCAAACCCATTTTCATCTCCCTTGGGCTCCAGCCCGCGATTAAGATGGGGCCGGCTGATGGCGGTTACAAGGCGAGCGCTCGATTGGGAATCCTGCCCGCGCCCTGCTAATCAACAGGCTGACAGTGGCGCGGATAACAGCCTGGATGACCAATGAGTGACGCCCGGACTATCAGGATCGCCGGCGCCGGCAGCATCGGCTGCTTCGTCGGCGGGATGCTGGCCGACGCCGGCCGCGATGTCGCGCTGCTGGCGCGCCCCAGGGTGATCGCCGAGATCGGCGGTCACGGCTTGCGGCTGACCAGCTTCGAGGGGCTCGACCGCCGGATCGCGCCCGAGGCGCTGACCCTGTCCGAGGATCCGGCGGTGCTGCGCGACGCCGCCTTCGTGCTGGTCACGGTCAAGAGCGCCGATACCGCCGAGATCGCCGATCTGATCGCGCGCCATGCGCCGTTTGATGCGGTTGTCATCAGCCTGCAAAATGGCATCGGCAATGTGGCGACGCTGCGCGCGCATTTGCCGGGGCGAAGTGTGCTGGCCGCGATGGTGCCGTTCAATGTCGTCGCCATCGGCGAGGGCCGCTATCATCGCGCCACCTCGGGCGATATCATTGTCGAGCGCGACCAGGCCGACACCGCGGCGCGGCTCAGCGTGCCCGGGCTGCGGCTACTTCCGTCCGACGACATCATCGGCGTGCAATGGGGCAAGCTGCTGGTCAATCTGAACAACGCGCTCAATGCCCTGTCCGGCCTGCCGCTGCGCGACCAGCTGGCGCAGCGAGACTGGCGACGGCTATTTGCCGATCAGATGGCCGAGGGGCTGGCGGTGATCAGGGCCGAAGCCATCAAGCCGGTGGCGGCGACGCCGCTGCCGCCGGCCTGGTTGCCGCGATTGCTGCGCTTGCCCGATCCCCTGTTCAACCTGCTGCTCGGCCGCACGATGAAGATCGACCGCAATGCGCGCTCCTCGATGTGGGAGGATCTGCAGCGCGGCCGGCGAAGCGAGATCGACTATCTGCAAGGTGTGATCGTCGAGATCGCGCGGCGCCGCGGGCTGAGCGTGCCGTTGTCGCAGCGCGTGATGGATTTGATCAAACAGGCCGAAGCCGCCGGCCACGGCTCGCCCGGCCTGACGCCGGATCAGATCAGGGGGCATGATTAGCTGATGCCGTGGCGGCCGCCGCGGCGATCGACCGGCGCCGCCCGGATGAGCAGCCCGAAATCCGCCGCACTAGCGAACCGCCGGAGCCTCTGATATGGACAATCCCGAGCGCCTGCGGCAGCCCGTGGGTCTCCGGTCCCGTAGCTCAGCCGGATAGAGCGACGGTTTCCTAAACCGTAGGTCGGATGTTCGAGTCATCCCGGGATCGCCAGCTTCCTCCCCGCCCTTTTGAAGATTGAGCCGCCCTGCCGTGGCGAATCGGCGGGTCCGGCAGATCGCCGCCTCGCCCCGACCCCTGCGACGCGTCGGCTAAGCCGGCGGCCAGTTGCGCAAGGTCATGTCGGCGATCTTGCGCAATTGATCGCGGCGGACGCCGCCCGCGGCCTGCACCGCCATGCCTTGCAGAATGGTCGAGACGTAGCGCGCCAAATCGGCGGCGTCGCAATCGGCCGGCAGGTCGCCTTCTTCCTTGGCGCGCTCAAAGCGCAGCCGCAGATCGTCCTCGCCCTTGGCGCGGCGCGCCATCAGTTCCTGCTTGATGGTTTCGGCGGCGTCGCCGCAGGTCAGCGCGCCCTGCACCGCGAGGCAGCCCGGCGGATGGTCCGGCCCGCTCAGCGCGTCGGCGGCGGCATGAAGAATGTGTTCGACGACGGCGCGGGCGGTCGGCTTCTCCAGCGCGATCCGCACATAGCCGCCGGGGCCGTCGACATAGCGGTCGAATGCCTTGCGAAACAGCTCTTCCTTATTGCCGAACGCCGCATAGAGGCTGGGCTTGGTGATGCCCATCGCCTCGGTGAGATCCGCCATCGAGGCGCCCTCATAGCCTTTGCGCCAGAACACCTGCATCGCCAGGTTCAGAGCCAGATCGATGTCGAATTCACGCGGACGGCCGATGGCCATGGCGGGCACTCCCAGATTTTCTACCGATCAGTAGATATGTCCCTTGACAACGATTGTCGATAGTCCATCTATACCGAACGTTACGGATGTGTGCGGTGCAGCAGCGGGCGCGAGCCTCGCTGTCCCTGCAAGCTACTGAAAATACAGGGATTAGGCAAAGCCTGATCGTGGAAGGGACCAAGATGATCAAAAGTCTTAACCGCAAACACCTGATCGGCATCGGCATCGCGCTGGCGGTGTTCACCGTTGCCGCAATCGACGCGATGACCGACTGGCCGCAGGCCAAAGCCGGCGCGACGGCAGCCGCGCCCGGCCCGGTGCCGGCCTCGGTCGCGCTGGTCAAGTCGCGCAAAACCACGCTGTCCGACGAGTTCTCCGGGCGGCTCGAGGCGATCGACCGGGTCGAGATCCGCTCGCGCGTCGCCGGTGTGATTCAGCAGATCCATTTTCGCGAAGGCGCGCTGGTGAAGAAGGGCGATCTGCTGATCCAGATCGATCCTTCGCTCTACGCTGCCGATGTGGCCCGCGCCGAGGGCCTGGTGGCCGCGGCCAAAGCGCAGCTGGTGCTGACCAAGAGCGATTTCGATCGCGGCCAGCAATTGTCGGATTCCCGCACCATTTCGCAGCGCGACCTCGAGGGCCGCGTCAATGCCTATCGGGCGGCCGAGGCCAATCTGAAAGCCGCCGACGCCGCGCTGCGGACCGCGCAGCTCAATCTCGACTACACCGAGATCCGCGCGCCGGTCGCCGGCCGGATCGGCAAGATGGAAATCACCGTCGGAAATCTGATCGCCGCCGGCGCCGGCACGCCATTGCTGACCACGCTGGTCTCGGTCGATCCGATCTATGCCTCCTTCAACGCCAATGAGCAGGTCGTCACCCGCGCGCTGAATGCCCTGGCGGACGAGAAGACGCCGGCCGCGGTCGAGCGAATTCCGGTTGAGATGCGGATCGACGCCACCGACCCGGTCAAGGGCCGGATGCAGTTCATCGACAACCACGTCGATGCCGCCAGCGGCACCGTGCGGGTCCGCGCCGTGTTCGACAATTCCGATGGCCGGCTGATGCCGGGCCAATTCGCCCGGTTGGCGATGGGCCAGCCCAAGCCCGAGGATGCCCTGCTGATCAGCGAGCGCGCGATCGGCACCGACCAGAACAAGAAATACGTGATGGTGGTCGATCCCAACGATAAGGCCGAATACCGCGAGGTCACGCTGGGCGATACGGTCGGCGGCCTACGGGTCGTCACCAGCGGGCTGAAGGCCGGCGAGCGCATCGTCGTCAACGGGTTGCAGCGCATTCGCCCGGGGGCCGCGGTCAAGCCCGAGATGGTGGCGATGGATGCCGCCCACGCCAAGCCGTCCACCAAGCTCGCGGAGCGCTAGGCCGACAGCAAGCCCGGCCCGGCGGCCGGGGCCTCAAATCTCGTCTCTTGACTGCAGATCGCGGCCGACATCTCGGCCGCGCCGGGACCCCATTGTCCGCGACACCCAATTTAGCGAGCTAGCGCCATGCATTTCTCGAAATTCTTCATCGACCGCCCGATCTTTGCCGGCGTGCTGTCCACGTTGATTTTCCTGGCCGGCCTGTTGTCGCTGCCGGTGCTACCGATCTCCGAATATCCCGAAGTGTCGCCGCCGACCGTGGTAGTGCGCGCGCAATATCCCGGCGCCAATCCCAAGGTGATCGCCGAGACCGTGGCGACGCCGATCGAGGAGCAGATCAACGGCGTCGAAGGCATGCTCTATATGAGCAGCCAGGCCACCACCGACGGGCTGATGACGCTCAACGTCACCTTCCGGCTCGGCACCGATCCCGACAAGGCCCAGCAGCTGGTGCAGAACCGGGTGTCGCAGGCAGAGCCGCGGCTGCCCGCCGAGGTCCGCACCCTGGGCATCACCACCATCAAGAGCGCGCCCGATTTGACCATGGTGGTGCATCTGCTGTCGCCCAATGACCGCTACGAC from Rhodopseudomonas sp. BAL398 encodes the following:
- a CDS encoding GlsB/YeaQ/YmgE family stress response membrane protein, with translation MTGILWIILVGFIAGIIARVLSPGPNNPSGFLLTTVLGIAGAFLATFIGQSIGHYGPNQGAGFITATLGALIVLFIWNRLVARRMISDPGNR
- a CDS encoding YidB family protein, yielding MGLLDILNGMQNGPRGPADPNDKSGGMSKITMAILALLAYKAYKHVNSDNAPAPSGNAQPRQVPPPFNTANAGPSGGLGDLLKGGLGGLLAGGAAGSILSGGLGDLLKQFQQSGHGDTANSWVSPGPNRQIAPNDLANALGADQIEMMTAQTGLSRDELFDGLSRQLPEVVDQLTPDGRLPTETEASRWI
- a CDS encoding 2-dehydropantoate 2-reductase gives rise to the protein MSDARTIRIAGAGSIGCFVGGMLADAGRDVALLARPRVIAEIGGHGLRLTSFEGLDRRIAPEALTLSEDPAVLRDAAFVLVTVKSADTAEIADLIARHAPFDAVVISLQNGIGNVATLRAHLPGRSVLAAMVPFNVVAIGEGRYHRATSGDIIVERDQADTAARLSVPGLRLLPSDDIIGVQWGKLLVNLNNALNALSGLPLRDQLAQRDWRRLFADQMAEGLAVIRAEAIKPVAATPLPPAWLPRLLRLPDPLFNLLLGRTMKIDRNARSSMWEDLQRGRRSEIDYLQGVIVEIARRRGLSVPLSQRVMDLIKQAEAAGHGSPGLTPDQIRGHD
- a CDS encoding TetR/AcrR family transcriptional regulator codes for the protein MAIGRPREFDIDLALNLAMQVFWRKGYEGASMADLTEAMGITKPSLYAAFGNKEELFRKAFDRYVDGPGGYVRIALEKPTARAVVEHILHAAADALSGPDHPPGCLAVQGALTCGDAAETIKQELMARRAKGEDDLRLRFERAKEEGDLPADCDAADLARYVSTILQGMAVQAAGGVRRDQLRKIADMTLRNWPPA
- a CDS encoding efflux RND transporter periplasmic adaptor subunit, encoding MIKSLNRKHLIGIGIALAVFTVAAIDAMTDWPQAKAGATAAAPGPVPASVALVKSRKTTLSDEFSGRLEAIDRVEIRSRVAGVIQQIHFREGALVKKGDLLIQIDPSLYAADVARAEGLVAAAKAQLVLTKSDFDRGQQLSDSRTISQRDLEGRVNAYRAAEANLKAADAALRTAQLNLDYTEIRAPVAGRIGKMEITVGNLIAAGAGTPLLTTLVSVDPIYASFNANEQVVTRALNALADEKTPAAVERIPVEMRIDATDPVKGRMQFIDNHVDAASGTVRVRAVFDNSDGRLMPGQFARLAMGQPKPEDALLISERAIGTDQNKKYVMVVDPNDKAEYREVTLGDTVGGLRVVTSGLKAGERIVVNGLQRIRPGAAVKPEMVAMDAAHAKPSTKLAER